Proteins encoded within one genomic window of Panicum virgatum strain AP13 chromosome 1N, P.virgatum_v5, whole genome shotgun sequence:
- the LOC120656706 gene encoding protein INAPERTURATE POLLEN 1 homolog, translating to MPRPPPPGRGAPGARRPMRDFFAVWLATLRSPLLPLLRRALSASSGSWDDPLSSAAAAVEAHFQAHWSALDAAARQDPAQVVAAGDWRSPLELPFLWLGDVHPSLLTSLLRTLSPSPRLLAAADRVDRRIRAAVPAVSDRLRRAQEAFVAAEVAGAADVEAFLEELKGVALEANRLRRGVLSELVAAAGGYQAALYLDALSRFVLSMHDPEVLRRFDQCRPSPGS from the coding sequence ATGccgcggcccccgccgccgggccgcgGGGCCCCGGGCGCCAGGCGGCCGATGCGGGACTTCTTCGCCGTCTGGCTGGCCACCCTCCGCTCTCCGCTCCtcccgctgctccgccgcgcgctctccgcctcctccggctcctggGACGACCcgctctcctccgccgccgcggccgtcgagGCCCACTTCCAGGCGCACTGGTCCGCGCTCGACGCGGCCGCGCGCCAGGACCCGGCGCAGGTCGTCGCCGCGGGGGACTGGCGCTCCCCGCTCGAGCTCCCCTTCCTGTGGCTCGGCGACGTCCACCCCTCCCTCCTCACCTCGCTCCTCCGCACGCTCTCGCCATCGCCgcggctcctcgccgccgccgaccgcgtcgaccgccggatccgcgccgccgtccccgccgtcTCCGATCGGCTCCGCCGGGCCCAGGAGGCCTTCGTCGCCGCAgaggtggccggcgccgccgacgtgGAGGCGTTCCTGGAGGAGCTCAAGGGCGTCGCGCTCGAGGCCAATCGCCTCCGTCGGGGCGTTCTTTCggagctcgtcgccgccgccgggggttACCAGGCGGCGCTGTACCTCGACGCGCTATCGCGCTTTGTGCTATCCATGCACGACCCCGAGGTGCTCCGCCGCTTTGACCAGTGCCGCCCCTCGCCCGGTAGCTAG